A stretch of Henckelia pumila isolate YLH828 chromosome 4, ASM3356847v2, whole genome shotgun sequence DNA encodes these proteins:
- the LOC140860647 gene encoding uncharacterized protein yields the protein MNSQVSSPLFPASSSSSSNGDLDDYIDNYVKEEHLIAQQIHNNNIILCESVRHQNANITHGGSIPGRRTIYCIYFVQRRNAAGKLSLTTLQKVTAAFRILAYALPADANDEYIKIGESTAIEYVKRFCRAIVEIFKGQYLRSPTANDIARLLHIGEQRGFPGMLGSLYCMHWRWKICPTAWAEQYAGRSGSPTIILEVVADYDLWIWHAYFGMPGSNNDINVLETSHLFSDLTRGIAPPAHFVQKRIEYNMGYYLSDNIYPKWSTLVQTIHDPRAPKKNILQQNKKRVEKMLNVHSEFFKVVSQWWQTQHVFGAKVICMI from the exons ATGAATTCACAAGTTTCCAGCCCTTTATTTCCAGCTTCCTCTTCTAGCTCATCTAATGGTGATCTTGATGATTACATAGATAATTATGTCAAAGAAGAGCATTTGATAGCTCAACAAATTCACAATAACAATATTATCCTATGTGAGAGTGTAAGACATCAAAATGCCAATATTACGCATGGTGGTTCAATTCCTGGTCGTAGAACAATCTATTGCAT TTATTTTGTGCAACGAAGAAATGCAGCCGGGAAACTAAGCTTAACTACACTTCAAAAAGTCACGGCTGCATTCCGGATACTAGCATATGCATTACCAGCAGATGCAAATGATGAGTATATCAAAATTGGTGAGTCTACTGCAATTGAATATGTAAAAAGATTTTGTCGTGCTATTGTGGAGATATTTAAAGGGCAATATTTAAGATCACCTACTGCTAATGATATTGCTAGACTACTTCATATTGGGGAGCAACGTGGCTTCCCAGGAATGTTAGGTAGCCTATATTGTATGCATTGGAGGTGGAAAATTTGTCCAACAGCTTGGGCAGAACAATATGCAGGTCGCAGTGGATCTCCAACAATAATTCTTGAAGTGGTAGCGGACTATGATCTTTGGATTTGGCATGCATATTTTGGTATGCCCGGATCTAACAATGATATTAATGTGTTAGAGACATCTCATCTTTTCTCTGACCTTACTAGAGGTATTGCTCCCCCGGCGCACTTTGTTCAAAAGAGAATAGAATACAATATGGGGTATTATTTATCTGATAATATATACCCAAAATGGTCAACTCTTGTACAAACAATTCATGATCCACGTgctccaaaaaaaaatattttgcaacAAAACAAGAAGCGTGTAGAAAAGATGTTGAACGTGCATTCGGAGTTCTTCAAAGTCGTTTCGCAATGGTGGCAAACCCAGCACGTTTTTGGAGCAAAAGTGATTTGCATGATATAA